One segment of Anguilla anguilla isolate fAngAng1 chromosome 1, fAngAng1.pri, whole genome shotgun sequence DNA contains the following:
- the LOC118235461 gene encoding low-density lipoprotein receptor-related protein 12-like, producing the protein MAYCVGAQTRILFWRYLHLITSCFYIGTVGCVQHDENVYVSGISNACGGAAEQIRASSGVITSPGWPLGYPSRINCSWNIRANPGEIITISFQDFDIQSSHRCGSDWLSIGTYKNADGYRACGSSIPAPYISSQDHVWIRFHADDSLTAKGFRLSYITGKTEEISCNSDQFHCANGKCVPDGWKCNGMDECGDGSDEELCARPDPSASFPFQPCARDQFPCLSRYTRAYTCLPESLRCDGSIDCQDLGDEVDCDAAACGELLRTFYGTFSSPNYPDFYPPGSNCTWLIDTGDHRRVVLRFTDFKLDGTGYGDYVKVYDGLEEDPRRLLRVLTAFDARAPVAVVASSGQLRVRFRADKVNAARGFNATYQVDGFCLPWEVPCGGSWGCYAEPQRCDGYWHCPNGRDEANCSACQPDEFPCSRGGGAACYPRSDRCNYQNRCPNGSDEKNCFSCQPGNFHCRNNRCVFESWVCDAQDDCGDGSDEESCPVAVPTRVITAAVIGSLVCGLLLVIALGCTCKLYSLRMFERRSFETQLSRVEAELLRREAPPSYGQLIAQGLIPPVEDFPACSANQVSVLENLRQAVRSQLGFASIRLPGSGRHRNLWRRLLNFTRSRCRGSLALVSADAEEGVGGGPGAREPEPHRGLLPLDSDNTDADGNRRDVPGAVGGPVTALTQKTPPTSAVEAITAASRESPAAGGREGGVPETQPTGRGQLTGALSRVTRGLRWVRASLGRPGASTTAAAASGQNHSPLRNLDPDGGSREDEDDVELLIPPSDGDPNEHSRPLLGAALAPPLAGRGGRPPSRDGPCEHCGVVHTAQVPDACLEAAAGTETSDDEPLLPC; encoded by the exons ATGGCCTACTGTGTGGGCGCACAAACGAGAATCTTGTTTTGGAGATATCTGCATTTAATCACCAGCTGTTTTTACATTG GGACGGTGGGTTGTGTCCAGCACGATGAAAACGTGTACGTTTCAGGGATTTCAAACG CCTGCGGAGGCGCGGCGGAGCAGATCAGGGCGTCGAGCGGGGTCATCACCAGCCCCGGCTGGCCTTTGGGGTACCCTTCTAGAATCAACTGCAGCTGGAACATCCGCGCAAACCCTGGAGAGATCATTACCATCAG CTTTCAGGATTTCGATATCCAGAGCTCTCACAGGTGCGGGTCGGACTGGCTCTCCATCGGCACGTACAAGAACGCGGACGGCTACCGGGCCTGCGGCTCCTCCATCCCGGCCCCGTACATCTCCTCCCAGGACCACGTCTGGATAAGGTTCCACGCCGACGACAGCCTGACGGCGAAGGGCTTCAGGCTGTCTTACATAACAG GAAAGACTGAGGAGATCAGCTGCAATTCCGACCAGTTCCACTGCGCCAACGGGAAGTGCGTCCCGGACGGCTGGAAGTGCAACGGCATGGACGAGTGCGGCGACGGCTCGGACGAGGAGCTGTGCGCCCGGCCCGACCCCTCGGCCTCCTTCCCCTTCCAGCCCTGCGCCCGCGACCAGTTCCCCTGCCTGTCCCGCTACACGCGCGCCTACACCTGCCTCCCGGAGTCGCTCCGGTGCGACGGCAGCATCGACTGCCAGGACCTGGGCGACGAGGTGGACTGCGACGCGGCCGCCTGCGGCGAGCTCCTCCGCACCTTCTACGGCACCTTCAGCTCGCCCAACTACCCCGACTTCTACCCGCCGGGCAGCAACTGCACCTGGCTCATCGACACGGGCGACCACCGCAGGGTGGTGCTGCGCTTCACCGACTTCAAGCTGGACGGCACGGGCTACGGCGACTACGTCAAGGTGTACGACGGGCTGGAGGAGGACCCGCGGCGGCTGCTCCGCGTGCTGACGGCCTTCGACGCCCGGGCGCCCGTCGCCGTGGTGGCCTCGTCGGGCCAGCTCCGCGTGCGCTTCCGCGCCGACAAGGTGAACGCGGCGCGCGGCTTCAACGCCACCTACCAGGTGGACGGCTTCTGCCTGCCGTGGGAGGTGCCGTGCGGCGGGAGCTGGGGCTGCTACGCCGAGCCGCAGCGCTGCGACGGCTACTGGCACTGCCCCAACGGGCGCGACGAGGCCAACTGCAGCGCCTGCCAGCCGGACGAGTTCCCCTGctcgcgcggcggcggcgccgcctGCTACCCGCGCTCCGACCGCTGCAACTACCAGAACCGCTGCCCCAACGGCTCGGACGAGAAGAACTGCTTCTCCTGCCAGCCGGGCAACTTCCACTGCCGCAACAACCGCTGCGTGTTCGAGAGCTGGGTGTGCGACGCGCAGGACGACTGCGGCGACGGCAGCGACGAGGAGAGCTGCCCCGTGGCGGTGCCCACACGCGTCATCACCGCCGCCGTCATCGGCAGCCTCGTCTGCGGCCTGCTGCTCGTCATCGCCCTGGGCTGCACCTGCAAGCTCTACTCCCTCAGGATGTTCGAGCGCAG GTCCTTCGAAACCCAACTGTCCAGGGTAGAGGCGGAGCTCCTCAGGAGGGAAGCCCCACCTTCTTACGGTCAGCTGATAGCTCAGGGTCTGATCCCACCAGTGGaagatttcccagcatgctcagccAACCAG GTGTCCGTTCTGGAGAACCTGAGGCAAGCCGTACGCTCCCAGCTTGGGTTCGCCTCCATAAGACTGCCCGGCTCCGGAAGACACCGAAACCTCTGGAGGCGGCTGCTCAACTTCACACGCTCGCGGTGCCGGGGGTCCCTGGCGCTGGTGTCGGCCGACGCcgaggagggggtgggcgggggccCTGGGGCCCGAGAGCCGGAGCCCCATCGGGGCCTACTGCCCCTCGACTCGGACAACACGGACGCGGACGGCAACCGGCGGGATGTCCCGGGGGCAGTGGGGGGCCCGGTCACGGCGCTGACGCAGAAGACCCCGCCCACGTCGGCCGTGGAGGCCATCACGGCGGCGAGCCGGGAGAGCCCCGCGGCGGGCGGCAGAGAGGGCGGGGTCCCGGAGACCCAGCCCACTGGGCGGGGCCAGCTGACCGGCGCCCTCAGCAGGGTGACCCGCGGCCTCCGCTGGGTCCGGGCCTCCCTGGGCCGACCCGGTGCctccaccaccgccgccgccgccagcggGCAGAACCACAGCCCCCTCCGGAACCTCGACCCGGACGGCGGGAGCAGGGAGGACGAGGACGACGTGGAGCTGCTCATCCCTCCCTCCGACGGCGACCCGAACGAGCACTCCCGGCCCCTGCTGGGGGcggccctggccccgcccctcgccgGCCGCGGGGGCCGCCCGCCCAGCCGAGACGGGCCGTGCGAGCACTGCGGCGTGGTGCACACCGCCCAGGTCCCCGACGCCTGCCTGGAGGCTGCGGCTGGAACGGAGACCAGCGACGACGAGCCGCTGCTGCCCTGCTAG